A region of the Candidatus Dadabacteria bacterium genome:
AAACCGAAATTTGTTTGCTAACCCCAACACGGTAAGCTCTTAGTGGGAATTCCTGGCTTCTGGTTAGAAACCATGTCTGAGAGAGGTGTTTTGAAAAAGCTTTCGGATTTTTTCCTTGCGCCGCCAAGGATCGACTCCGATGAACTGAAGGAGCTGCTCGGGGAAGACGACTCCGTGCTGCTCACGGTTCAGACCCTCAGCTGCACTTACAAACCGAGGGCGTGGATAGACAGAAACACTTTTTTCAGAAGCATCCTGATGCTTACGAAAAAAAGGGTCCTGATACTTAAAAACAGCTCCAAAGTGAGCGTTCTAAGGGACATAGAGCTTAACACCATAACGCATCACAAGTTCGGTTCCACCAGAAGCAAGGGACTCAAGCTTGAAATAAAAACAGTCGACGCGGAAGACTCGATAATGTTTCACCAGCAGTACAGAAAAGAGTTTGAGGAGCTTTCGGGGAAATTCGAAGAGGTGATGGCCCAGGCCATTGAACTCTCCGCGGGAACCGGAGAAACTTTTTTCTGCATGCACTGCGGAGCGAGAATTCCCGCCGCGAGCGTCTTCTGTTCTTCCTGCGGCAAAAAAGTTAGGGTATAGCAGCCTCTTGGTACGGAGAGAAAATTGATACACGGTTCTATAGTAGCGATAGTAACGCCGTTTGAAGACGGCGCCGTTGACTACGGAAAGCTAGAGGAGTTAATAGAGTTCCATATAGAGAGCGGAACCCACGGCATAGTTCCGGTCGGAACCACAGGAGAATCCCCCACCCTCTCTCACGCTGAGCATGAAGAAGTAATAAAATTCACCGTGGATACGGTAAAGGAGAGGATTCCCGTGGTCGCGGGCACCGGGTCAAACAGCACCGAGGAAGCCCTGCGACTCACGAAATTTGCGGAGAAGGCCGGTGCGGACGCAGCTCTGGTGGTGACCCCTTACTACAACAAGCCGACTCAGGAAGGAATCTATAGACATTTCCGTACAATTGCAGACGAGACAGCCGTTCCCCTGATACTCTACAACGTGCCGGGGCGCACGGTCGTAAACATAGAGCCGGAAACCGTGGAGAGACTTTTTTGCGACTGCGAGAGCATAATCGGCATCAAGGAAGCCTCGGGCTCGCTTGAGCAGGTAAGCAGAATCATTTTTCTCTGCGGAGAGGACCTGATCCTTCTCTCGGGAGACGACGCGGTTAACTACCCTCTTCTAACGGTCGGTGGGAAGGGCTTCATAAGCGTGACAGCGAACATAGCCCCCGCAGACGTATCGGAAATGTACAACTCCTTTGCAAGAGGGGAACTTGAGAGGGCCAAAGAGCTTCACTACCGCCTTCTCCCGCTTAGCAGAGTTCTCTTCGTGGAATCAAACCCGATACCCGTAAAGGCCGCTCTTGCCGTGATGGGGAAAATAAGCCCCGGGATAAGGGCCCCTCTTTACGAACTTTCGGGAGAAAACCTCGAGAGGCTGAAAAGAGAACTTGAGAGCTACGGGCTCACGTAACACGGAAATTGTCTGAATCCGACTGCCTTTTACACACTGAAGATGGAATCTCAGGATCTGGGAGAATCATAGCCGGCGTCGACGAAGCCGGAAGAGGATGTCTGGCCGGGCCGGTAGTGGCAGGCGCAGTAATACTTGATGAGAACCGGCCTATTCACGGACTCAGGGATTCCAAGGCGCTTTCCGAAAAAAGGCGCAATGAGCTTTTTGAGCAAATCCGGGAAAAGGCCCTCGCCTACTCGGTCGGCATGACCGCGGCCGAGGAAATCGATCGCATAAACATCCTGCGGGCGGCGCTTTTGGCAATGGAAAAAGCCGTTCTGTCCCTGGGGAGAAAACCGGACTTCCTTCTCATAGACGGCAACTCGAAGACTTCTCTCCCCATCCGGCAAAAAGCGATAATAAAGGGTGACTCAAAGTGCGCCTCAATAGCAGCCGCTTCAATTGTCGCAAAAGTGACAAGAGACCGCATGATGACCGAGATTGAAAGAGAATACCCCGGATACGGCTTTTCCCGTCACAAGGGGTATCCAACAAAAGAACACCTCGGTGCCTTGCGAAATCTGGGACCCTGCCCGATACATAGAAAATCCTTTAAAGGTGTCTTATAACTGATTGACATAATTATATCTTGACTTTTTCCCAGCGTTGAAACGATAATATACGTATGACTGGGATGCTTTCAGGTCTGTCTCTGCCGGACAAGCTTTATTTCAAGATCGGAGAAGTAAGCGAGATCATAGGAGTGAAACCCTATGTTCTCAGATACTGGGAAACCGAATTCAAAGAAGTAAGGCCCATCAGGAGGAAGTCCCAGAGACTTTACGACAAGGACACGATTTATCTCTTCCACAAGATAAAGCACCTGCTTCACGATCAGAAATTCACCATAGCGGGGGTTCAGAAAAGACTCAGGGATGAGAAAAGCGGAAGCGGAAATATATCCCCCCTCTATTCGGACAAAGTACTGTTGCGCGAAATTCTAAATGAGTTAAAATCCCTGAGGCAGGATCTCTGAACGGGCCACTTCGCGTCCTGTTCGCCTCTGATCCGGTTTCTTGTTAAATACGGGGTGTGGCGCAGTTGGTAGCGCACCGGTCTGGGGGACCGGGGGTCACCGGTTCAAGTCCGGTCACCCCGACCAAATCAAACCCGCAAGTCAGTTTCCAAGTCAAGTTCAGTTGTCCACGCGACTCTCTCAGTGCGCCGGGATTGGCTGTTGCGAGAAATCCCTGATGGGTTAAAATCTAGCCGGAACTTTTTATTCGGGGTGTAGCGCAGCTTGGTAGCGCACCGGCTTCGGGAGCCGGGGGTCACCGGTTCAAATCCGGTCACCCCGACCATTCCCAGACATGAAGCATAAAATACTGCTCTCAAACGATGACGGGGTGAACTCAAAAGGCCTGAAGGCGCTTGGAGAAGCCCTGTCCCACTTGGGAGAGGTCTACACCGTGGCCCCTGACCGCGACCAGAGCGCTTCTAGCCACTCGCTAAACCTCATGAGGCCCCTGAGGATAGAAGAGGTTTCAGAAAGAGTGTTCTCCGTGGATGGAACTCCGACTGACTGCGTGAATCTCGCCGTGAACGGAATCCTGAGCGGCAGAAAACCCGATCTTCTGGTCTCCGGAATAAACATGGCCGCCAACATGGGGGACGACATAACGTATTCGGGAACCGTAAGTGCCGCCATGGAAGCGACCCTTATGAAAATCCCCGCGATAGCGGTATCGCTCGCGGCGAAAAAAGACTTTCTGTTCCAAACCGCGGCCCATTACTCAAAAGTGGCGGCGGAATTCGTTCTCAAGACCGGTCTTCCCGAGCACACCCTGCTGAACGTAAACGTTCCCAACCTTCCCCTTGAGGAAATAAAGGGAATACGGGTTACGCGCCAGGGCAAGAGGGTTTACGAGGCTCCGATAGTGGAGAATACGGACCCCAGGGGGAAAAAGTATTACTGGATAGGCGGAGACGAGCTTGATTCCCTTAGAATTGAAAACTCAGACATAGTGTCCGTCCTTGAAGGCTACGTCTCGATAACCCCGATAAAGCTTGACATGACGGATTACGGGTACCTAGAAGAGCTCAGGGAAAAACTAGAGAACCATGCTTAAAAGCCTCTACGAATGGGTTCTGGGCTGGGCGGACAGAAAGCATGGCCCCTTCGCGCTTTCCCTGGTTTCCTTCACGGAAGCCTCTTTTTTCCCCATCCCCCCGGATCCGCTTCTCATGGCGCTTTGCCTCGGAAACCCGCGGAAGTCATACCGCTTTGCTCTTTACTGCTCCGTTTTCTCCATACTGGGAGCGGCGGCGGGGTATCTCATAGGATACTGGGTGTGGGAGCTTGTCGGGGACTTTTTCACCTCCCACATAATAACCCTGGAGACGTTTGCGATTGTAGGCGACAAATACTCAGAGAATGTCTTTGAAGCCGTTCTGGCTGCGGCCTTCACTCCCATACCCTTTAAGGCGTTCACCGTGACGGCGGGGGTCTTCAAGATCGACTTCCTCACCTTCATAGCCGCCTGCGCCGTGGGAAGAACGGCCAGATTCGCTATAATCGCTTTCCTTCTTTCGGTTTTCGGAGAAAGAGTAAAATTGCTTATCGACAAATACTTCAACATATTTACGGTTATATTTTTCATACTGCTTCTGGTTGGGGTATTGCTTCTAAAGGAACTGGGCTGAAGTGCTTGGCAAAAGCTTCGCAGAGATGCGGACACGGAAAGTGATTTGTTGGCACGTAACTTGCCGCATAAGAACATATATGTTTCATAGAAACCTGGTTTCAAACCGTATCACACGTACAGATTATGAGCGCTAGAAAAGTCGTTTTAATCCCGGGAGACGGTATCGGCCCGGAAATCGCCGAAGCGACAAAGGACGTCATCTCCGCTTCCGGAGCCAAGATCGAATGGGTTATAAGAAGGGCCGGAGTATCGGCCATAGAAAAATACCGGGAAGTCCTGCCGGAAGTTACTCTGGACGCCATAAGGGAACATAAAGTCGCGCTCAAGGGACCATGCACGACCCCGATAGGAGAGGGATTTTCATCGGCAAACGTGGAACTGAGAAAAAAACTTGACCTGTACGCGGCCGTAAGGCCGGTACGAAGCATTGAGGGCGTGAGGACCAGATTCTCCGACGTTAACATAGTCATCGTGCGCGAGAACACCGAAGGTCTTTACAGCGGCGTTGAAAACACGGTTTCCCCTGGAGTCGTGATGAGCATGAAGGTCGCGACCGAGAGAGCGTGCGAGCGAATCGCCAGATGGGGATTTGAGTACGCGAGAAAAAGAGACAGAAAGAAGGTAACCGTGTTTCACAAGGCCAACATAATGAAGATCACCGACGGTCTCTTTATCAGCAAGGCAAGGGAGGCAAGCGAGCAGTACCCGGACATAGAGTATGAAGAGTACATCATAGACGCGGGATGCATGAGGCTGGTTCAGGACCCGGGCATGTTTGACACGCTGCTGCTTGAGAACCTCTACGGCGACGTGATGAGCGACCTCTGCGCCGGTCTTGTCGGAGGACTCGGGGTTGTTCCCGGCGCCAACATAGGGAATGAATACTCGGTCTTTGAAGCGGTGCACGGATCTGCGCCGGACATAGCGGGACTCGAAATAGCAAATCCGCTCGCTCTAATAATGTCAGCGGTAATGATGCTCAGGTATCTGGCCGATTCAGAAGGAAGAGAGGACATGAGAGAAGCGGCCGACAAGATAAAGACGGCTTACAACATAGCCCTTTCAAACGGCGACAAGACCCGGGATCTCGGAGGCGACCTCAAGACGGCCGATTTTGCCAGGGTTCTCATACAGAATATACTGAAGATATAAACAGGCCCCGCCTCCCGCGTGGCAAAATGCTGGTAAACCCCGATGAACAGAAACAGAAAAGTCCCTTTTCCGGTTTTTCTTCTGATCTCAACCGTGCTGAATTTCATACTGATTCAGTTTCTTTTCTCAGAGATACTTCCAGACCCCGAAAGTCTTAAGGACTCGCTCGAGAGAACGTACATAGAACTTATCGAGATACCAGTTAAAGAGACTGAACCTCCCGACAAACCGTCAAGGCTCGCCGATAAGTCTCACAGGGCGGAAAAAGAAACTACCATAGATGACACGACAAAACTCTCAAGGTCCGCTCCCCAACCGACAAAGAAAAACACGGCGCAAAGAAAACCCGCGGGAGCGATTCAACCCGGAGAACAGGAAAAGAGCACGGAGAGGTTCTCTCCCGAAAAAGACCGGGTCGCCATCATACCCGAGGGGGAAAGAAATAAATCCGAAAAAAGAAAGGCCAGCCCCGATCAGCTGCCTAGAAGCGACCCGAGTGCTTCCGCTTCCCAGATGGTGAACCCCAGCATAGTGGATGTTCCCTTCGATTACAATACAGAAGAACAACTTCTTGGCACCAAAGACGTCGAGAAGGAAATTACCGTTGATCTCAACACGACGGAATACAAGTACATCTCCTATTTCACGAAACTGAAAGAGAGAATTTACCAAGTCTGGAAGTACCCCAAGGAATCGCAGGTAAGAAGGGAACAGGGAAACGTACGGATCGTTTTCACTCTCAGAAAAGATGGATATCTTGAAAACGTGAGGATAATCCAGCCCTCCGGTTTCGAGAACCTGGACAGGGAAGTGCTGCGCACAATAAGGGTGGCTTCCCCCTACAACCCTTTCCCCGAGAGCTGGAAGGAAGAAAGACTCAGAATACCCGCCACCTTCGATTACAAGCTTCCAACTTGGGTAAGAAGGTACTACAACTGAACCTGCACTCTCAGAGAATGTGGACCTTGGGGCCAGGGGTATCGGCCTCTTTTATCTCCCCGATAAGGTAAGCCGTTTCCGGTAGATCCTGCGCGAAGGACAAAGCTCCTTCGGCCTGCTCCCGCGGCAGCACCGCTATTATTCCCACCCCGCAGTTAAACGTCGAGTACATCTCGTCGCGGCTTATGTTCCCGGTTTTCATTATCAGGTCAAAAACGGGAGGTTCAGGCCAGTTTTGGCCTTCAATTGCCGCAAAAAGTCCGTCAGGAATGGCTCTTGAGAGGTTTCCCGGAATCCCGCCACCCGTTACGTGGGCAAGAGCCCTTACGTCGAATTCTCCGCAGAGCCCGAGAACGGCCCTTGAGTATATGGCCGTGGGTGTGAGAAGTTCCTCTCCAATGGTTTTTGAGAGGCTTGGGGGTTTCGAATCAATCGAGTAGTCTCCGATATCGAAAAGCACTTTTCTCGCAAGCGAGTAGCCGTTTGAATGAAGACCGCTTGAAGCAAGCCCGATGACCGCGTCGCCCGGCCCTACTCCGGCGCCGTCAATATAAAGATCTTTCTCTACCACTCCGACACAAAAACCCGCAAGATCAAACTCCCCCTCGGCGTAAAATCCGGGCATCTCCGCCGTCTCTCCCCCGATAAGCACGCATCCCGCCTGGACACATCCCTCGCAGATACCTTTCACCACCTCGGCCGCCTGCTCGGAATCAAGCTTCGAGGTAGCCAGATAATCAAGAAAAAACAGGGGTTTCGCGCCGCACGTAATCACGTCGTTAACGCTCATGGCAACCAGATCTATGCCTATCGTATCAAATCTGCGCGCGGAAAAGGCCGTCTTGAGCTTCGTGCCGACGCCGTCTGTGGCCGATACAAGCAGGGGCTCACGAAAAGTGTCCGTATCAAGCGGAAAAGCGCCCGCAAAACTCCCGAGCGGGCTTACTTTGCTTTCGCCGTAGGTCGACTCGACCAGAGGCTTTATAAGCCGCACGAACCTCTCGCCTTCCTCCACATCAACTCCGGCGCTTTTGTAAGTAATTTCTTCCGACACGAAAAAAGAGACCGTCTGTTAATTGACGACCTTCATGGACAAAATAGACACTGTCTCGACGGGAACATCTCCCGGTCTGGTCTGAACAGCGGCTATTTTGTCAACAACTTCGATTCCCTCAGCCACTTTTCCGAACACCGCATAACCGAAATCACGGACACCATGATCAAGAAAAGGATTGTCCCTGTGATTTATAAAAAACTGCGACGTAGCGGAATTAACATCGGCGGTCCTAGCCATTGCTATGGTGCCGCGTTCATTTTTAAGGCCGTTATCGGCCTCGTTTTTTATCGGGGCTTTAGTAGGCTTTTGTTTCATGTCCGCGGTGATACCGCCACCCTGTATCATGAAATTATTTATCACCCTGTGAAATATGGTGTTGTCGTAAAAACCCTCTCCCACGTAGGAAAGAAAATTCGCCACGGTAATCGGCGCTTCTTCTTCATAAAGCTCAAGTTTTATGTCGCCCAGCGAAGTTGAAATAAGAACCATTGGTTTTCTCCTTTCTTTCTTGCCGC
Encoded here:
- the dapA gene encoding 4-hydroxy-tetrahydrodipicolinate synthase; the encoded protein is MIHGSIVAIVTPFEDGAVDYGKLEELIEFHIESGTHGIVPVGTTGESPTLSHAEHEEVIKFTVDTVKERIPVVAGTGSNSTEEALRLTKFAEKAGADAALVVTPYYNKPTQEGIYRHFRTIADETAVPLILYNVPGRTVVNIEPETVERLFCDCESIIGIKEASGSLEQVSRIIFLCGEDLILLSGDDAVNYPLLTVGGKGFISVTANIAPADVSEMYNSFARGELERAKELHYRLLPLSRVLFVESNPIPVKAALAVMGKISPGIRAPLYELSGENLERLKRELESYGLT
- a CDS encoding zinc ribbon domain-containing protein, with product MSERGVLKKLSDFFLAPPRIDSDELKELLGEDDSVLLTVQTLSCTYKPRAWIDRNTFFRSILMLTKKRVLILKNSSKVSVLRDIELNTITHHKFGSTRSKGLKLEIKTVDAEDSIMFHQQYRKEFEELSGKFEEVMAQAIELSAGTGETFFCMHCGARIPAASVFCSSCGKKVRV
- a CDS encoding DedA family protein, with amino-acid sequence MLKSLYEWVLGWADRKHGPFALSLVSFTEASFFPIPPDPLLMALCLGNPRKSYRFALYCSVFSILGAAAGYLIGYWVWELVGDFFTSHIITLETFAIVGDKYSENVFEAVLAAAFTPIPFKAFTVTAGVFKIDFLTFIAACAVGRTARFAIIAFLLSVFGERVKLLIDKYFNIFTVIFFILLLVGVLLLKELG
- the surE gene encoding 5'/3'-nucleotidase SurE translates to MKHKILLSNDDGVNSKGLKALGEALSHLGEVYTVAPDRDQSASSHSLNLMRPLRIEEVSERVFSVDGTPTDCVNLAVNGILSGRKPDLLVSGINMAANMGDDITYSGTVSAAMEATLMKIPAIAVSLAAKKDFLFQTAAHYSKVAAEFVLKTGLPEHTLLNVNVPNLPLEEIKGIRVTRQGKRVYEAPIVENTDPRGKKYYWIGGDELDSLRIENSDIVSVLEGYVSITPIKLDMTDYGYLEELREKLENHA
- the purM gene encoding phosphoribosylformylglycinamidine cyclo-ligase, whose translation is MSEEITYKSAGVDVEEGERFVRLIKPLVESTYGESKVSPLGSFAGAFPLDTDTFREPLLVSATDGVGTKLKTAFSARRFDTIGIDLVAMSVNDVITCGAKPLFFLDYLATSKLDSEQAAEVVKGICEGCVQAGCVLIGGETAEMPGFYAEGEFDLAGFCVGVVEKDLYIDGAGVGPGDAVIGLASSGLHSNGYSLARKVLFDIGDYSIDSKPPSLSKTIGEELLTPTAIYSRAVLGLCGEFDVRALAHVTGGGIPGNLSRAIPDGLFAAIEGQNWPEPPVFDLIMKTGNISRDEMYSTFNCGVGIIAVLPREQAEGALSFAQDLPETAYLIGEIKEADTPGPKVHIL
- a CDS encoding ribonuclease HII; translated protein: MSESDCLLHTEDGISGSGRIIAGVDEAGRGCLAGPVVAGAVILDENRPIHGLRDSKALSEKRRNELFEQIREKALAYSVGMTAAEEIDRINILRAALLAMEKAVLSLGRKPDFLLIDGNSKTSLPIRQKAIIKGDSKCASIAAASIVAKVTRDRMMTEIEREYPGYGFSRHKGYPTKEHLGALRNLGPCPIHRKSFKGVL
- a CDS encoding isocitrate/isopropylmalate family dehydrogenase, whose protein sequence is MSARKVVLIPGDGIGPEIAEATKDVISASGAKIEWVIRRAGVSAIEKYREVLPEVTLDAIREHKVALKGPCTTPIGEGFSSANVELRKKLDLYAAVRPVRSIEGVRTRFSDVNIVIVRENTEGLYSGVENTVSPGVVMSMKVATERACERIARWGFEYARKRDRKKVTVFHKANIMKITDGLFISKAREASEQYPDIEYEEYIIDAGCMRLVQDPGMFDTLLLENLYGDVMSDLCAGLVGGLGVVPGANIGNEYSVFEAVHGSAPDIAGLEIANPLALIMSAVMMLRYLADSEGREDMREAADKIKTAYNIALSNGDKTRDLGGDLKTADFARVLIQNILKI
- a CDS encoding MerR family transcriptional regulator; translated protein: MTGMLSGLSLPDKLYFKIGEVSEIIGVKPYVLRYWETEFKEVRPIRRKSQRLYDKDTIYLFHKIKHLLHDQKFTIAGVQKRLRDEKSGSGNISPLYSDKVLLREILNELKSLRQDL
- a CDS encoding TonB family protein, producing the protein MNRNRKVPFPVFLLISTVLNFILIQFLFSEILPDPESLKDSLERTYIELIEIPVKETEPPDKPSRLADKSHRAEKETTIDDTTKLSRSAPQPTKKNTAQRKPAGAIQPGEQEKSTERFSPEKDRVAIIPEGERNKSEKRKASPDQLPRSDPSASASQMVNPSIVDVPFDYNTEEQLLGTKDVEKEITVDLNTTEYKYISYFTKLKERIYQVWKYPKESQVRREQGNVRIVFTLRKDGYLENVRIIQPSGFENLDREVLRTIRVASPYNPFPESWKEERLRIPATFDYKLPTWVRRYYN